The window TAAACCGAAAGCACCGCCGCCTTTCTCTTTACTGAACTCGCAACAGACGCATACTCGCGGTTGAGTTCGGTAAGCACATCCTGCGTCATATCCATCCCTTCTTCGGCATACATGATGCTCCCCTGGGCAAGATCGAGAACCAGGCCTATGTCCTTATCAGCAGCAAGCTCTTCAATAGTCTTGTTTATCTTATCCAGCACAGGGTCAAACAGCTCCTTGTTCTTTGCGGCAACCTTTCCCTTATCGCCCCATATGTTCTGAGCGAAATCATCATATTTCTTGCGCATCTTTTCGATTTCGAGCTGTCTCGCCCTTAAGGCATCGCCTGAAAGCATAGGCTGCTGGGCCTTGAACTCGTCTTCCGTCGTCTGCAGAGCCAGGCGCATGGAATCAAGTTCGTGCTTCCACTGCCTTATCGAATTGTCCAGCGATGCGCGGGCAATCTTTGCGTCCTCATACTCGGCAAGAATCTTTTCCGAGTCCACATATGCAATCTTTGTCTGGGCATAAACGCTTCCCGAAAAAAGGAGCGCGCCCAGTATTGAAAGTAGGTATTTTTTCCCCATAGCCTTGAATTTAACCGCGTTTGAACGCTTTGTCAACCCTCTGATAAGATTCCTCGAGTTAACTTTTTTCCGGCTTGACGCCGGCCGCTTTTATCCTTAAAATGTTTTTGATAACATAAAGAGGAGGCAGATTGATTTCTGTAGTCATAAGTCTTGTTTTCGGGGCATTCGACATGCAGGAACTGAGCCTTCCAGCCCTTGATGCATCGGAGGCCGACTCCCTGCTTTTGTGCCTGCCCCACGTTTCAACCCCTGCGGACAACATCACGCTCCGCGGGAAAGAACCCATGCTCGAGCTTCCAATAATCCATGCCGGCGCATACTTCCGCTACGCTTTCGACCTGTATCAGCTCGACAGGAACCACTTCAAGGAAAGAATCAAGTCGAATCTGGAGGCGCTTAGAAAAGAGATGGAGCTCATCGGCGACCAGGGCAAAGTAAAGGCTTCACGCAGGGTCGAAGAGATCGGCGAAATAGAGAAAGCGATGGACGACGGCCTGGAACCCGATTCCGTGCTTAAGCTTTTCGCCTTTACGCAGGTGGAGATTA is drawn from bacterium and contains these coding sequences:
- a CDS encoding OmpH family outer membrane protein, whose protein sequence is MGKKYLLSILGALLFSGSVYAQTKIAYVDSEKILAEYEDAKIARASLDNSIRQWKHELDSMRLALQTTEDEFKAQQPMLSGDALRARQLEIEKMRKKYDDFAQNIWGDKGKVAAKNKELFDPVLDKINKTIEELAADKDIGLVLDLAQGSIMYAEEGMDMTQDVLTELNREYASVASSVKRKAAVLSVYPLVPKAQFNNLNTTVRGAVLDAVKSFVSEYNLEVISEADIALILQNHNSNLSSKLDSATVVAAGQNLNADFAFTGSVTWESGRIAYTLDLYNTKSGEKLWTLSEDIDEKEEKDLAGRAKGLAAQMIRSRMAPATK